From Granulicella cerasi, a single genomic window includes:
- a CDS encoding TonB-dependent receptor, translating to MFGVRSSVVRHLQSTLFVWYLHTASELQQSGDTGGTTASQQPSEPYAVEWANYDTPIPHWSIDFDLANSKALFTANDADDAAPDSAGVRRVPETVGLVIASGVTLQDLKEFSSTLRLRFFGPRDLTSERRFRSQSTEMVNGELGYTFLRSWHASAEFLNLLNRHDHDIDYAYQSRIDPTQPLRSRMSSIS from the coding sequence GTGTTTGGCGTTCGTTCTTCGGTCGTGCGGCATCTGCAGTCAACGCTTTTCGTCTGGTATCTGCATACCGCCTCGGAACTGCAGCAGTCCGGCGACACCGGAGGCACGACCGCATCACAACAACCTAGCGAACCCTACGCGGTGGAGTGGGCCAACTATGACACACCCATCCCGCACTGGTCCATCGACTTCGACCTCGCCAATTCGAAGGCGCTCTTCACTGCGAACGATGCGGACGATGCAGCCCCTGACAGCGCAGGTGTTAGGCGCGTGCCAGAGACAGTGGGCCTCGTGATCGCTTCCGGCGTGACGCTGCAAGACCTCAAGGAATTCTCTTCAACGCTTCGGCTTCGCTTCTTCGGCCCTCGTGATCTCACTTCAGAGCGACGCTTTCGGTCGCAATCTACCGAAATGGTCAACGGCGAATTGGGTTACACCTTCCTGCGAAGCTGGCACGCCTCGGCTGAGTTCCTCAACCTGCTCAACCGTCACGATCACGACATTGATTACGCATATCAATCGCGCATCGACCCAACGCAGCCTCTGCGTTCACGGATGTCTTCCATCTCGTAG
- a CDS encoding methionine synthase: protein MKKLLPTSTAGSLPKPSWLAHPEKLWSPWKLQDEELLEAKQDALRLTLQEQQVAGIDIVSDGEQARQHFVTTFIEHLDGVDFEKRETVRIRDRYDASVPTVVGGVSRQKPVFVEDAKFLRQQTKQPIKWALPGPMTMIDTLYDAHYKSREKLAREFAKILNQEAKELEAAGVDIIQFDEPAFNVFFDEVTDWGVETLEQAIDGLKRETAVHICYGYGIKANTDWKQTLGAEWRQYERTFPKLQKSNIDIVSLECQNSRVPMDLIELIRGKKVMVGAIDVASEVIETPEDVAKVLRNALRFVDADKLVAATNCGMAPLPRSVARGKLKALSLGAEIVRGELST from the coding sequence ATGAAGAAGCTACTGCCTACTTCAACTGCTGGGAGCTTGCCTAAGCCTTCTTGGCTCGCTCATCCTGAAAAACTCTGGTCACCTTGGAAATTGCAAGATGAGGAGCTTTTAGAGGCCAAACAGGATGCCCTGCGCCTGACGCTCCAAGAGCAGCAGGTTGCCGGTATTGATATCGTCAGCGACGGCGAGCAGGCTCGCCAGCATTTCGTCACTACTTTTATCGAGCATCTCGACGGAGTGGACTTTGAGAAGCGCGAGACGGTCAGAATACGAGATCGCTACGACGCGAGCGTACCAACCGTTGTCGGTGGAGTTAGCCGCCAGAAGCCTGTGTTTGTCGAGGACGCCAAATTTCTCAGGCAGCAAACCAAGCAGCCTATCAAATGGGCTCTCCCTGGACCGATGACGATGATCGATACACTCTACGATGCACACTATAAGAGCCGCGAAAAACTCGCGCGCGAGTTCGCGAAGATTCTCAATCAAGAAGCGAAGGAGTTGGAGGCTGCTGGCGTCGATATTATTCAGTTCGATGAGCCTGCATTCAACGTGTTCTTCGATGAAGTGACTGATTGGGGAGTTGAGACGTTGGAGCAAGCAATTGATGGGCTGAAGCGCGAGACGGCCGTGCATATCTGCTACGGCTACGGCATCAAGGCCAACACGGATTGGAAGCAGACCCTAGGGGCTGAATGGCGCCAATATGAGCGGACCTTCCCGAAATTGCAGAAGTCAAACATCGACATCGTCTCGCTGGAGTGTCAGAACTCGCGCGTTCCTATGGATCTGATCGAACTTATTCGCGGTAAGAAGGTGATGGTCGGCGCGATTGATGTAGCGAGCGAAGTCATCGAGACGCCTGAGGACGTTGCCAAGGTGCTGCGAAACGCTCTGCGATTTGTTGATGCCGATAAGCTCGTCGCCGCCACAAACTGTGGCATGGCGCCTTTGCCTCGATCGGTGGCGAGGGGCAAGCTGAAGGCGCTCAGCCTCGGCGCTGAAATCGTTCGAGGCGAATTATCCACGTAG
- a CDS encoding DUF1852 domain-containing protein, producing the protein MLITMNKDFAFHIKSLRFDEDYRPAESTRITTNFANLARGERRLENLRNTLQMIDKRFNELAHWDNPAGDRYLVELEIISVELDIAAKGSEDAFPLIEILHTTIVDKKNNERIEGITGNNFSSYVRDYDFSVLLPEHNKEKPAFSTPNDFGDLHGKLFTHFVRSSAYKERFKKPPVICISASSSKTYSRTGNFHPILGVEYRQSELSSTDQYFGKMGLQVRFFMPQNSAAPLAFYFFGDLLSDYTNLELISLISTMETFQRIYRPEIYNANAAAGAFYQPSLKHQDYSVTKIVYDREERSQLAVKQGKFTEEHLIKPYKAVLDQWAKSSAATEIAWKRD; encoded by the coding sequence GTGCTGATCACGATGAATAAAGATTTTGCATTCCACATAAAGAGCCTTCGTTTCGATGAAGACTATCGCCCAGCAGAGAGTACCCGCATCACCACCAATTTCGCCAACTTGGCCCGCGGTGAACGTCGCCTCGAGAATCTGCGCAACACATTGCAGATGATCGACAAACGCTTCAATGAGCTAGCGCATTGGGATAACCCGGCGGGAGATCGTTACTTGGTTGAGCTTGAAATCATTTCCGTGGAGTTGGACATTGCTGCCAAGGGTAGTGAGGATGCCTTCCCGTTGATTGAAATACTGCACACAACCATCGTGGATAAGAAAAACAACGAGCGGATCGAGGGCATTACCGGGAATAATTTTTCTTCCTACGTGCGCGATTACGACTTCAGCGTGCTCTTGCCTGAACACAACAAAGAAAAGCCTGCATTTAGCACTCCTAATGATTTCGGCGATTTGCACGGGAAGCTGTTTACACACTTTGTACGGTCTAGTGCTTACAAAGAGCGCTTCAAGAAGCCGCCTGTGATTTGCATCAGCGCATCAAGTAGTAAGACCTACAGCCGAACTGGGAATTTCCATCCCATCCTGGGCGTTGAGTATCGGCAAAGCGAGCTCTCTTCAACGGACCAGTATTTCGGAAAGATGGGCTTGCAGGTTCGGTTCTTCATGCCGCAGAACAGTGCAGCGCCGCTCGCCTTTTATTTCTTTGGCGACCTTCTTAGTGACTACACCAATCTTGAGTTGATAAGCCTCATCAGCACGATGGAAACCTTTCAGAGAATATATCGTCCCGAGATCTATAACGCCAACGCTGCGGCAGGAGCGTTCTATCAGCCCAGCCTGAAGCATCAAGACTACTCCGTGACTAAGATTGTTTATGACCGAGAAGAGCGCAGCCAACTCGCTGTTAAGCAAGGCAAGTTTACTGAAGAACACTTGATCAAGCCCTATAAGGCTGTTCTGGATCAATGGGCGAAGAGTTCCGCCGCCACTGAAATAGCTTGGAAGAGAGATTGA
- a CDS encoding LysR family transcriptional regulator: MKMLERIHLCIVQEVEKQGSLTAAAIVLNLTQSALSHSMKKLEQQIGTDVWVREGRSLRLTQAGQYLLAVANRVLPQLDLAEERLGQFAQGERGALRIGMECHPCYQWLLKVVSPYLEAWPDVDVDVRQKFQFGGIGALFGYEIDMLVTPDPLFKPGLMFEPVFDYEQVLVVAKDHPLAKQEYVEPQQLTQEALISYPVEIERLDIFSLFMLPAGVTPKRHKTIETTDILLQMVESGRGVAALPRWLVQEYTAKLDVVPVRLGPNGIPKQIFLGAREADFSIDYVRAFIELARSPLPSARN; this comes from the coding sequence ATGAAAATGCTTGAACGCATCCACCTATGTATCGTCCAGGAAGTTGAAAAACAGGGATCGTTGACCGCTGCGGCGATCGTGCTGAACCTGACCCAATCGGCTCTGAGTCACAGCATGAAGAAGCTGGAACAGCAGATTGGCACGGACGTGTGGGTGCGTGAAGGAAGAAGTCTGCGCCTTACGCAGGCTGGCCAGTATCTGCTTGCTGTGGCAAACCGAGTGCTACCACAATTGGATCTTGCTGAGGAACGTCTGGGCCAATTCGCGCAGGGTGAGCGTGGTGCACTGCGCATCGGCATGGAATGCCATCCCTGCTACCAATGGCTACTCAAAGTGGTGTCACCTTATCTGGAGGCATGGCCCGACGTGGACGTAGACGTCAGGCAGAAATTTCAGTTTGGCGGGATCGGCGCTCTCTTCGGCTACGAGATCGACATGCTGGTCACGCCCGATCCATTATTCAAACCGGGGCTGATGTTCGAGCCAGTTTTCGACTATGAACAAGTGCTGGTCGTAGCCAAGGATCATCCTTTGGCCAAACAAGAGTATGTAGAGCCGCAGCAACTGACCCAAGAAGCGCTGATCAGCTATCCCGTGGAGATCGAACGGTTGGATATTTTCAGCCTGTTCATGTTGCCAGCTGGTGTCACACCCAAGCGTCACAAAACTATTGAAACCACCGATATCCTGCTGCAGATGGTCGAAAGCGGTCGCGGCGTTGCCGCTCTGCCACGTTGGCTGGTCCAGGAGTACACCGCCAAGCTGGATGTCGTGCCTGTACGACTTGGCCCCAACGGCATCCCCAAACAAATTTTCCTGGGAGCTCGTGAGGCTGACTTCTCCATAGATTATGTGCGCGCATTCATTGAATTAGCGCGAAGCCCGTTGCCTTCCGCCCGGAATTGA
- a CDS encoding site-specific integrase: protein MLNIQQINSLLELLKEPGKTSVLVDILTGLCVSVLLTLKWSDVDSENLEIPVTRSNAGQHVLPCKTEASQKPVPLDPELAEALLMWRRWSPRIRGMMTGSSQVRQLRAGYRTVPVVLDFGDVREAGAERGTITGKVVGRLVYSPVCEHAARSRRPSCFEVPCPVGQIVSGCLQAGHTYC from the coding sequence GTGCTGAATATCCAGCAGATCAACTCGCTGCTCGAACTCCTCAAGGAGCCGGGCAAGACTTCCGTCCTTGTGGACATTCTCACCGGGCTATGTGTCAGTGTGCTGCTGACGTTGAAGTGGTCCGATGTGGATTCCGAGAATCTCGAAATCCCGGTGACCCGCTCCAACGCCGGTCAGCACGTCTTACCGTGCAAGACCGAGGCATCGCAGAAGCCCGTTCCGCTCGATCCGGAACTCGCCGAAGCACTCCTGATGTGGCGGCGCTGGTCGCCACGTATCCGGGGCATGATGACGGGGTCTTCGCAAGTCCGGCAACTTCGGGCAGGTTACCGTACCGTACCAGTCGTCCTCGATTTTGGGGACGTACGTGAAGCCGGCGCTGAAAGAGGCACCATCACCGGCAAGGTAGTTGGTAGACTCGTCTACAGTCCCGTCTGTGAGCACGCAGCGCGGTCCCGCCGACCGAGCTGTTTCGAAGTTCCTTGCCCAGTGGGCCAGATCGTCAGCGGTTGTCTGCAGGCCGGTCATACGTATTGTTAA
- a CDS encoding serine hydrolase, giving the protein MTNFQSKRATWAVLLAFFCCFHSLASCLFRGKSKSVRCSRVPASRAMEQTQRSGSAGGRPFEQVIHHAAVGEAEIEQQIPITFDSVFHAASVLKQFTAFAILLFEQDGKPSIDNPLAQHIQGCASCGDYFAPFLTHTSGLRLIRILTAWQVANGKSALHRRRL; this is encoded by the coding sequence ATGACTAACTTCCAAAGTAAGAGGGCAACTTGGGCCGTCCTTCTCGCCTTCTTCTGCTGCTTTCACTCGCTTGCATCCTGCCTATTCCGCGGAAAATCCAAATCCGTACGCTGCAGCCGTGTCCCAGCTTCTCGCGCCATGGAGCAAACGCAACGGTCCGGGAGTGCGGGTGGCCGTCCTTTTGAACAAGTCATTCATCACGCTGCTGTCGGCGAGGCGGAAATCGAACAGCAGATCCCCATCACTTTCGACTCGGTATTTCACGCGGCCTCGGTGTTGAAACAATTCACGGCCTTTGCAATCCTGTTATTCGAACAAGACGGGAAGCCTTCGATTGACAATCCACTTGCCCAGCATATTCAAGGCTGCGCCTCATGTGGCGATTACTTTGCGCCATTTCTCACGCATACGAGTGGCCTACGCCTAATCCGTATTCTGACGGCATGGCAGGTGGCAAACGGAAAATCTGCCTTACACAGACGCAGGCTGTGA
- a CDS encoding LysM peptidoglycan-binding domain-containing protein: MADFQALQQKYAPVVDTVKKFERYGAKFIGADLVGEQYHLVAQVPSQVVLNRVWDAIKQVDPKYADLKHEIMNTGGQDGSYTIEAGDNLSEVSKLFYGDPNKYEAIAKANNRADPNKIHPGETLKIPVL, translated from the coding sequence ATGGCGGATTTCCAAGCACTGCAGCAGAAGTATGCACCAGTCGTTGACACAGTCAAGAAGTTCGAACGCTACGGCGCCAAGTTCATTGGTGCTGACCTCGTGGGAGAACAATATCATCTCGTCGCGCAGGTTCCGTCCCAAGTGGTCCTAAACCGCGTGTGGGACGCGATCAAGCAGGTCGATCCGAAGTACGCTGATCTCAAGCATGAGATCATGAACACGGGCGGACAGGACGGGTCATACACCATAGAGGCCGGGGATAATCTGAGTGAGGTAAGCAAACTGTTTTACGGTGATCCTAATAAGTATGAAGCTATCGCGAAGGCCAACAATCGTGCTGACCCAAACAAGATCCATCCTGGAGAGACGCTGAAGATTCCTGTCCTATAG
- a CDS encoding DUF3761 domain-containing protein, translated as MNFGRLIILAIAVLTGCGVAKAQSPAGATGQCKDGTYSTATSKNGACSGHKGVQTWYAASNPPATPRSDTNSSAKSSSPHSNAGHIRWRSWSSLGEHRDQGLSLQRRPLLREDEVRRLHE; from the coding sequence ATGAATTTCGGTCGCTTGATCATTCTTGCTATAGCCGTTCTGACCGGCTGTGGAGTGGCAAAGGCACAGAGTCCAGCAGGCGCAACAGGACAATGCAAGGATGGCACCTACTCGACTGCAACCTCCAAGAATGGTGCGTGCTCGGGACATAAAGGCGTGCAGACGTGGTATGCCGCCAGCAACCCGCCCGCAACTCCTCGCTCGGATACCAACTCGTCTGCTAAATCATCCTCGCCTCACTCCAATGCAGGCCACATCCGGTGGCGGTCCTGGTCAAGTCTGGGTGAACACCGCGACCAAGGTTTATCACTGCAGCGGAGACCGCTATTACGGGAAGACGAAGTACGGCGCCTACATGAGTGA
- a CDS encoding sensor histidine kinase: protein MGASGELRQVFTNLVINALDAVPRGGRLIIRSMVVNKGQVVSICVADNGSGVPTSLRRRIFEPFFSTKEAKGPGLGLWVCKNLVEKYGGSIRLRSSGQGTVFRVCLPMKSD, encoded by the coding sequence TTGGGCGCGAGCGGTGAACTACGGCAAGTCTTCACCAACCTCGTCATCAATGCTCTTGACGCGGTTCCAAGAGGCGGGAGATTGATCATTCGTTCTATGGTGGTCAACAAGGGCCAAGTGGTCTCGATTTGTGTCGCGGACAACGGAAGCGGCGTGCCGACATCCTTGCGAAGACGGATCTTCGAACCGTTCTTTTCAACTAAGGAAGCGAAGGGCCCTGGCTTGGGCCTGTGGGTTTGCAAGAATCTCGTTGAAAAATACGGCGGCTCGATCAGGTTGAGGAGCTCTGGACAAGGCACCGTCTTCCGCGTCTGCTTGCCTATGAAGTCCGACTGA
- a CDS encoding histidine kinase dimerization/phospho-acceptor domain-containing protein: MSATIAHEVNNPLEAILNLGFLLSEHPTLDDEARNYTRLLIDEVMRVSEITKQTLSYYRDTSHEERVDLGEALDGVLRLHRPLIRQRAVEVTTEYWGSASFGRER; this comes from the coding sequence ATGTCCGCGACCATCGCTCATGAGGTCAACAACCCGCTGGAGGCCATTTTGAATCTTGGCTTCCTCTTGTCCGAGCATCCGACCCTGGACGATGAAGCTCGAAACTACACGCGACTGCTGATTGATGAAGTGATGCGCGTTAGCGAAATTACGAAGCAGACACTTTCCTACTACCGGGATACAAGTCACGAAGAAAGAGTTGATCTCGGCGAGGCGCTCGATGGTGTGTTGCGTTTGCATCGTCCCTTGATTCGACAACGCGCCGTTGAAGTGACCACAGAATATTGGGGTTCCGCCTCGTTTGGGCGCGAGCGGTGA
- a CDS encoding PAS domain-containing protein, whose product MEAPRSEETSPGQRSPSSIDARLQLAAIVDSSDDAIVSKDLDGFVMSWNAAATRIFGHTAEEMVGRSILTLIPAELRDEECEILRKLRAGGRIEHFETRRQRKDGQIIHVSLTISPIRDASGQIVGISKIARDITARRHFGGRTDRV is encoded by the coding sequence ATGGAAGCACCACGATCCGAAGAGACGTCGCCTGGGCAGCGAAGTCCAAGTTCGATCGACGCTCGCCTCCAGCTAGCCGCAATCGTGGATTCCTCTGACGATGCGATTGTAAGCAAAGATCTGGATGGCTTCGTTATGAGTTGGAATGCTGCCGCCACGCGGATATTTGGCCACACCGCGGAGGAAATGGTCGGGAGATCGATCCTCACTCTGATACCGGCCGAACTGCGTGATGAAGAGTGTGAGATTCTTCGCAAGCTTCGTGCCGGAGGCCGCATCGAACATTTCGAAACTCGGCGTCAGCGCAAAGACGGTCAGATCATCCATGTCTCTCTCACTATTTCGCCGATCCGAGACGCTTCCGGTCAGATTGTTGGCATCTCCAAAATTGCCCGCGACATCACGGCTCGAAGGCACTTCGGAGGCCGCACTGATCGAGTCTGA
- a CDS encoding tetratricopeptide repeat protein, whose product MRSKAPLVFSQKESPATGSKVRAAEREIAKMMSRYELALNLLRKGKPTKAHEAFAELLPDAPFHLADRIRTYMVVCLRESPPSRSVFQDCNEQFDYAILLLNAQRYREARAELEDIIRQEGRSAQALYGLSLLSAFTGDTVKCLVRLEEAIGIDQAYKLKALYDLAFEELAGNPKFRELVAPK is encoded by the coding sequence ATGAGATCTAAAGCGCCTCTTGTATTTTCGCAAAAGGAAAGTCCAGCAACTGGTTCCAAGGTGAGGGCTGCCGAAAGAGAAATTGCCAAGATGATGTCGCGTTACGAGCTGGCGCTCAACCTTCTTCGGAAAGGAAAACCTACGAAAGCTCATGAGGCCTTTGCGGAACTGTTGCCGGATGCGCCCTTTCATCTTGCTGACCGGATACGTACCTATATGGTCGTTTGTCTAAGGGAATCTCCTCCAAGCCGTTCGGTGTTCCAAGACTGCAACGAGCAATTCGACTACGCCATTCTCCTTCTGAACGCACAGCGCTACCGCGAGGCGCGCGCAGAGTTGGAGGACATCATTCGCCAAGAGGGGAGAAGCGCCCAGGCATTGTATGGCCTATCGCTGTTAAGCGCCTTCACAGGTGATACAGTCAAATGCTTGGTTCGATTGGAAGAAGCCATCGGCATCGACCAAGCCTACAAACTTAAAGCCCTCTACGATCTTGCCTTCGAAGAATTAGCCGGAAATCCAAAGTTTCGGGAACTGGTCGCACCCAAATAG